From one Marinobacter sp. LV10MA510-1 genomic stretch:
- the mnmE gene encoding tRNA uridine-5-carboxymethylaminomethyl(34) synthesis GTPase MnmE, producing the protein MNYPTETIAAIATAPGQAGVGIVRVSGPQATAIAHSLLGYAPKPRNAHYGPFKDRQGELIDEGIGLFFPNPHSFTGEDVFELQGHGGTVILDLLLREVCALGARLARPGEFSERAFLNDKLDLAQAEAIADLIESSSEQAARCAVRSMQGVFSRRIETLVEAVTHLRIYVEAAIDFPEEEIDFLADGKVATDLQSLRDQLRGIMLEAQQGTILRDGMKVVIAGRPNAGKSSLLNALAGREAAIVTAVEGTTRDVLREHIHIDGMPLHIIDTAGLRDSPDEVEQIGIARAWDEIRQADRILLMVDATTTDKTSPHEIWPDFIDKLPAAAPITVIRNKVDLSGESVGLSELSPQQAPVVRLAAKSSAGLDTLREHLKQCMGFASTTEGGFLARRRHLEALERAADFLVQGQAQLEGYGAGELLAEDLRAAQDALGEITGQITPDELLGKIFGSFCIGK; encoded by the coding sequence ATGAATTATCCCACAGAAACCATTGCAGCCATCGCCACTGCACCCGGCCAGGCCGGCGTTGGCATAGTGCGGGTTTCTGGCCCTCAGGCGACTGCTATTGCCCATAGCCTGCTGGGTTACGCGCCCAAGCCACGAAATGCCCACTACGGCCCGTTTAAGGACCGCCAGGGCGAACTGATCGACGAAGGTATTGGGCTGTTTTTCCCAAACCCCCACTCGTTCACCGGCGAAGACGTGTTCGAACTCCAGGGCCATGGCGGAACCGTGATTCTGGACCTGCTGCTACGGGAGGTATGTGCTCTGGGCGCAAGACTGGCGAGGCCTGGAGAATTCTCCGAGCGGGCCTTTCTTAATGACAAGCTCGACCTGGCCCAGGCAGAAGCCATTGCTGATCTGATTGAAAGCAGCTCGGAACAGGCTGCCAGATGCGCGGTGCGCTCTATGCAAGGCGTGTTCTCGCGGCGCATTGAAACGCTGGTGGAAGCTGTTACCCACCTGCGCATTTATGTGGAAGCCGCTATCGACTTTCCAGAAGAAGAAATCGATTTTCTAGCCGATGGCAAAGTCGCCACCGATCTTCAGAGTCTGCGAGACCAGCTTCGGGGCATCATGCTGGAAGCCCAGCAAGGCACTATTTTGCGGGATGGCATGAAAGTGGTGATTGCCGGCAGGCCCAACGCCGGTAAATCCAGTCTGTTAAACGCTCTTGCTGGCCGTGAGGCGGCTATTGTGACCGCCGTTGAAGGCACTACCCGCGACGTTTTGCGGGAACACATTCACATTGACGGCATGCCGTTGCACATTATTGATACCGCCGGCCTGCGCGATAGCCCAGACGAAGTCGAACAGATTGGCATTGCTCGCGCCTGGGATGAAATCCGCCAAGCCGACCGCATACTGCTCATGGTGGATGCCACCACCACTGATAAAACCAGCCCCCATGAAATCTGGCCAGACTTTATTGATAAGCTGCCAGCCGCCGCACCGATTACGGTCATCCGCAATAAGGTGGATTTATCGGGTGAAAGTGTTGGTTTGTCTGAATTATCACCGCAGCAGGCCCCGGTGGTGCGCTTGGCGGCCAAGTCCAGCGCGGGTTTGGACACACTGAGGGAGCATCTTAAGCAATGTATGGGCTTCGCCAGCACCACTGAGGGCGGTTTCCTGGCTCGTCGCCGCCATTTGGAAGCCTTGGAGCGCGCTGCGGACTTTCTGGTTCAGGGCCAGGCTCAACTGGAAGGCTACGGCGCCGGTGAACTGCTGGCGGAAGATCTTCGCGCAGCGCAGGATGCATTGGGAGAAATCACCGGACAGATAACGCCGGATGAGCTTTTGGGTAAGATTTTTGGCTCGTTTTGTATTGGAAAGTAA
- a CDS encoding DUF2789 domain-containing protein, which translates to MDTSKHTLSTLFQQLGLAADDASMEQFVRQHSPLPPEVVLADADFWSLGQSQFLREGLEDDSDWAEAIDELNALLRH; encoded by the coding sequence ATGGATACCAGCAAACACACCCTTTCCACCCTTTTTCAGCAGTTGGGCCTGGCAGCCGACGATGCCAGCATGGAACAGTTTGTACGCCAGCATTCCCCACTGCCACCTGAAGTTGTGCTGGCAGACGCAGATTTCTGGAGCCTGGGCCAGTCTCAGTTTTTACGGGAAGGTCTGGAAGACGACAGTGACTGGGCCGAAGCCATTGATGAGCTCAACGCTCTGTTACGACACTGA
- a CDS encoding aldehyde dehydrogenase family protein, translated as MTERYRDFHLQLLAGEWREGCGEESRPVQNPYSGETLTTIRSATSADLDAAYQKAAEAQIAWADTPPAERSALMLGVLSIFDERKDEIIDWLIYESGSTRLKANIEWGSARAITQEAASMPARAHGATMASNIPGKDNLVFRRPLGVVGVISPWNFPLHLSQRSVAPALALGNAVVIKPASDTPITGGLLLAHIFAEAGLPAGLLSVVVGPGSEIGDDFVAHPIPALISFTGSTPVGKNIGKLATGGSYLKKVALELGGNSPFVVLEDADVGQAVKAAIFGKFLHQGQICMAINRIIVDQRVYDRFVEEFVAHAGALNVGDPSAMDTAIGPVINKSQLEGLQQKIAKAKEQGAKVLLEGDIHGQMVPPHVFGDVTPDMEISREEIFGPLIGIQKARNEEHALELANNTEFGLSSAVFCGDLYRGLQFARKVRAGMTHVNDMPVNDEAHTPFGGDKNSGLGRFNGDWAIDEFTSVQWVSVQREPRQYPF; from the coding sequence ATGACTGAACGTTATCGAGATTTTCATTTACAACTGCTAGCAGGAGAGTGGCGCGAAGGCTGCGGCGAAGAATCGCGCCCTGTTCAAAACCCATACTCTGGCGAGACTCTGACTACAATTCGCTCTGCCACTTCCGCCGATCTGGATGCGGCTTATCAAAAGGCCGCAGAGGCACAGATAGCATGGGCAGACACGCCGCCGGCGGAGCGGTCAGCACTGATGCTAGGGGTTTTGTCGATCTTCGACGAGCGCAAAGACGAAATCATTGACTGGCTAATTTACGAGTCTGGTAGCACGCGCTTAAAAGCCAATATTGAGTGGGGCAGCGCCCGCGCCATTACCCAGGAAGCCGCCAGTATGCCGGCCCGCGCTCACGGCGCGACCATGGCCAGCAACATTCCGGGTAAAGATAACCTGGTGTTTCGCCGGCCACTGGGTGTAGTGGGTGTAATCAGCCCCTGGAACTTCCCGCTGCATTTGTCGCAGCGTTCCGTGGCACCGGCGTTGGCTTTGGGTAACGCGGTGGTGATCAAGCCCGCTAGCGATACACCCATCACTGGCGGCTTATTGCTGGCCCACATCTTCGCCGAGGCCGGCTTACCTGCGGGTTTGCTTAGCGTGGTGGTTGGCCCGGGTTCTGAAATTGGTGATGATTTTGTTGCCCACCCCATACCCGCTCTGATTTCCTTCACCGGCTCCACCCCTGTGGGCAAGAACATCGGCAAACTAGCCACGGGCGGTTCTTACCTGAAAAAAGTGGCTCTGGAACTGGGCGGCAACAGCCCGTTTGTGGTGTTGGAAGATGCAGACGTCGGGCAGGCTGTAAAAGCAGCGATTTTTGGCAAGTTTTTGCACCAAGGCCAGATCTGCATGGCCATTAACCGGATTATTGTGGACCAGCGGGTGTATGACCGTTTTGTGGAAGAATTCGTGGCCCATGCCGGGGCGTTGAACGTGGGTGACCCATCGGCCATGGACACCGCTATTGGTCCCGTCATTAACAAATCTCAGCTTGAAGGGTTACAGCAAAAAATTGCCAAAGCCAAAGAGCAGGGCGCCAAGGTGCTCCTCGAGGGTGACATTCACGGGCAGATGGTACCGCCACACGTGTTTGGCGATGTAACCCCTGATATGGAAATCAGCCGCGAGGAAATTTTCGGCCCCTTGATTGGTATTCAGAAAGCCAGGAACGAAGAGCACGCCCTGGAACTGGCTAACAACACGGAGTTCGGCCTGTCCAGCGCGGTATTCTGTGGCGATTTGTACCGGGGCCTGCAATTTGCCCGCAAGGTCAGGGCCGGCATGACCCACGTCAACGATATGCCCGTAAACGACGAAGCGCACACGCCTTTTGGTGGCGATAAAAACTCGGGACTGGGCCGCTTTAATGGCGATTGGGCCATTGATGAGTTCACCAGCGTGCAATGGGTGAGCGTGCAGCGAGAACCAAGGCAGTATCCGTTCTGA
- a CDS encoding YchJ family protein — MTDSPTIPHCPCDGQNTYAECCQRYHQGTPAPTPEALMRSRFSGFSLKLGDYMRASWHPSTRPPTLNLDDTTDWTALRILNSSQTGDTGQVHFQAIYRLHSGWGYLQEHSQFVREDGRWYYLQGKLHEGVLKPGRNEPCPCGSGRKFKVCCQ, encoded by the coding sequence ATGACTGATTCGCCTACTATTCCACACTGCCCCTGTGACGGCCAGAACACCTACGCCGAATGCTGTCAGCGCTACCACCAGGGCACTCCTGCCCCCACGCCTGAAGCCTTGATGCGCTCACGTTTTAGTGGGTTTTCGCTCAAGCTTGGCGACTATATGCGTGCAAGCTGGCACCCAAGCACCCGCCCTCCAACGCTGAATCTGGACGATACAACAGACTGGACGGCTCTGCGCATTCTAAACAGCAGCCAAACCGGCGACACGGGCCAAGTACATTTTCAGGCCATTTACCGCCTACACTCGGGTTGGGGCTATTTACAGGAACACTCCCAGTTTGTGCGGGAAGATGGCCGCTGGTATTACCTGCAGGGTAAGCTCCATGAAGGCGTTCTGAAACCCGGTCGTAATGAACCTTGCCCCTGTGGCAGCGGCAGGAAATTCAAGGTTTGTTGCCAATAA
- a CDS encoding DUF2959 domain-containing protein: MFILIKRFSALTRVTGLLCLLLLFSGCSSVYYSAMEQIGVEKRDILVDRVGEARDAQSDARETFRSSLERFQSVVDTPNTSLQKKYDAISDAYNNSENAAKRVRDRIDSVENVSVALFDEWEDELKLYKSAALRENSERQLDETRERYSSLMSSMRQVEKRMNPVLQAFEDQVLFLKHNLNAQAIGALEGELGQIRQNVDSLIRDMEASIAESEAFIKQFR, from the coding sequence ATGTTTATACTCATAAAGCGTTTTTCCGCACTTACCCGCGTAACCGGCCTGTTGTGTCTGCTGCTGCTATTCAGCGGCTGCAGCTCCGTGTATTACAGCGCCATGGAACAAATAGGCGTAGAAAAACGCGATATTCTGGTGGATAGGGTTGGGGAAGCCCGTGATGCCCAAAGCGACGCCCGTGAAACCTTCCGCTCATCACTGGAGCGGTTCCAGAGCGTGGTAGACACGCCTAATACCAGCTTGCAGAAAAAATACGACGCAATCAGCGACGCTTATAACAACAGCGAGAACGCAGCAAAACGTGTTCGCGACCGCATTGACTCGGTAGAGAACGTATCGGTCGCATTGTTTGATGAGTGGGAAGACGAGCTGAAGCTGTATAAGAGTGCGGCTTTGCGCGAGAACAGCGAGCGGCAGCTGGATGAAACCCGCGAACGTTACAGCAGCCTGATGAGCAGTATGCGTCAGGTCGAAAAACGAATGAACCCGGTGCTGCAAGCATTTGAAGATCAGGTATTGTTCCTGAAACACAATTTGAATGCCCAGGCGATTGGCGCTCTGGAAGGCGAGCTAGGGCAGATTCGCCAGAATGTAGACAGCCTGATTCGCGATATGGAAGCGTCCATTGCTGAATCTGAGGCGTTTATAAAACAGTTTCGCTAA
- the ilvD gene encoding dihydroxy-acid dehydratase: MSDTPQDPRRRFSAPVVDGVAKSASRSMLRAVGFNDEDFSKPQIGIASTWSMVTPCNSHINELADIACKGADQAGGKGVIFNTITISDGIANGTEGMKYSLVSREVIADSIETVAGCEGFDGLVAIGGCDKNMPGCIMGLARLNRPSVFVYGGTILPGEGHTDIISVFEAVGAHAKGELSLIEVKQIEETAIPGPGSCGGMYTANTMASAIEALGMSLPGSSAQNAVSNDKKADCEAAGAAVMNLLDRDIKPSDIMTQPAFENAITVIITLGGSTNAVLHLIGMANTVGVELTLDDFTRIGKKVPLLADLRPSGHYMMSELVAIGGIQPLMKMLLDAGMLHGDCMTVTGKTLAENLAMVEPYADGQKIIMPLDQPIKAESHLRILFGNLAPEGSVAKITGKEGTHFKGRARVFGSEEEAQARILDGTVVAGDVLVIRYEGPRGGPGMREMLSPTSAIMGRGLGNDVALITDGRFSGGSHGFVVGHVTPEAFDGGPIALVQDGDEIVIDAVADSIELSVNEDELQRRREAWQRPQPRYTRGVLAKYARTVSSASTGAVTDLPEP, translated from the coding sequence ATGAGTGATACCCCCCAAGACCCTCGCCGCCGTTTCTCCGCTCCGGTTGTGGACGGTGTAGCTAAATCCGCCAGCCGCTCTATGCTGAGGGCCGTCGGTTTTAACGACGAGGATTTTAGCAAACCGCAGATCGGCATTGCCTCCACCTGGAGCATGGTTACCCCGTGTAACAGCCACATTAACGAGCTGGCTGACATTGCTTGTAAGGGTGCGGACCAGGCCGGTGGCAAAGGCGTTATTTTCAACACCATTACGATCTCTGATGGCATCGCCAACGGCACCGAAGGCATGAAGTATTCCCTGGTGTCGCGGGAAGTGATCGCGGACTCCATTGAAACCGTGGCCGGCTGTGAAGGTTTTGACGGCCTGGTAGCCATTGGCGGCTGTGACAAAAACATGCCCGGCTGCATCATGGGCCTGGCGCGGCTTAACCGGCCCAGCGTGTTTGTTTACGGCGGTACTATTTTGCCCGGCGAAGGCCACACCGACATTATTTCCGTGTTTGAAGCCGTGGGTGCCCATGCCAAGGGCGAACTGTCGCTGATTGAAGTGAAGCAGATTGAAGAAACCGCCATTCCCGGCCCCGGTTCCTGTGGCGGTATGTACACCGCCAACACCATGGCCTCGGCCATTGAAGCGCTGGGCATGAGCCTGCCCGGCAGTTCGGCGCAGAATGCGGTGTCGAATGACAAAAAAGCCGACTGCGAAGCCGCCGGCGCCGCGGTTATGAATCTGTTGGATCGGGATATCAAACCCTCCGACATCATGACCCAACCCGCCTTTGAAAACGCCATCACTGTGATCATCACCCTGGGCGGTTCCACCAACGCCGTACTGCACCTGATTGGCATGGCCAACACGGTCGGCGTAGAGCTAACCCTGGATGACTTCACCCGCATTGGTAAAAAAGTGCCATTGCTGGCAGACCTGCGCCCTAGCGGCCACTACATGATGAGCGAATTGGTGGCCATTGGCGGCATTCAGCCACTGATGAAAATGTTGCTAGACGCCGGCATGCTGCACGGCGATTGTATGACCGTAACCGGCAAAACTTTGGCTGAAAACCTCGCCATGGTAGAGCCTTACGCCGACGGCCAGAAAATCATTATGCCTCTGGACCAGCCCATCAAAGCGGAAAGTCACCTGCGCATTCTGTTTGGTAATCTGGCGCCGGAAGGCTCTGTGGCAAAAATCACCGGTAAGGAAGGCACCCACTTTAAAGGTCGGGCGCGGGTGTTTGGTTCGGAAGAAGAAGCCCAGGCGCGAATTCTGGATGGCACCGTGGTGGCTGGCGACGTGCTGGTCATCCGTTACGAAGGCCCCCGTGGCGGCCCTGGAATGCGCGAAATGCTGTCACCCACCTCGGCGATTATGGGCCGTGGGTTGGGCAACGATGTGGCTTTGATAACCGACGGTCGCTTCTCCGGCGGTAGCCACGGCTTCGTAGTGGGCCACGTTACCCCGGAAGCGTTTGATGGCGGCCCTATTGCCTTGGTTCAGGACGGCGACGAAATCGTGATTGATGCGGTGGCCGACAGTATTGAACTGAGCGTTAATGAAGACGAACTGCAGCGCCGCCGCGAAGCCTGGCAGCGTCCGCAACCGCGTTACACCCGCGGTGTGCTGGCCAAGTACGCGCGCACCGTGAGTTCAGCGTCCACCGGTGCGGTCACCGACCTTCCCGAGCCCTGA
- the nhaD gene encoding sodium:proton antiporter NhaD, with protein sequence MSLSMSLSLAVAARRWPVFLLSVFFALFAFSSSALAAPAESMDLTNHPVGYIAILLFVIAYIFVMMEEKLHLRKSKPVLIAAGLIWFSIAAVYVANGDTESTAVALRHNLLEFSELMLFLLVAMTYINAMEERQLFDALRAWLVSKGFSYRSLFWITGVLAFCISPVADNLTTALLMCAVLLKVGENSPKFISLGCINIVVAANAGGAFSPFGDITTLMVWQKGVVNFAEFFDLFIPALVSFTVPAIIMSFFIPNDMPNPATEAVIMKRGARRCVALFLLTIITAVCGSNFLHLPPVVGMMMGLGYLQIFGYYLGRTFKQHVENERKRAEVHQDFRLLNRLDKALPFNVFNPIARAEWDTLLFFYGVVLAVGGLGYIGYLSEISTIIYTGWNHTLANAAVGILSAVVDNIPVMFAVLSMNPDMSHGQWLLVTLTAGVGGSMLSIGSAAGVALMGQARGHYTFMSHLRWTPAIALGYVLAILSHLWLNAGLF encoded by the coding sequence ATGTCACTCTCAATGTCACTCTCCCTAGCTGTGGCTGCCCGGCGCTGGCCGGTATTCCTTCTCAGTGTATTTTTTGCCCTATTTGCGTTTAGTAGTTCTGCTTTGGCTGCACCGGCCGAGAGCATGGACCTGACCAACCATCCGGTAGGCTACATCGCCATTCTGCTGTTTGTGATTGCCTATATTTTCGTCATGATGGAAGAAAAGCTGCATCTGCGAAAATCCAAGCCGGTGTTGATAGCCGCGGGTTTAATCTGGTTTTCGATAGCCGCGGTTTACGTTGCCAATGGTGATACCGAAAGCACTGCGGTGGCACTACGCCACAACTTGCTGGAATTTTCCGAGCTAATGCTGTTTTTGTTGGTCGCGATGACCTACATAAACGCTATGGAAGAGCGCCAGCTGTTTGATGCCTTGCGGGCCTGGTTGGTGAGCAAAGGTTTCAGTTACCGGAGCCTGTTCTGGATTACCGGCGTGTTGGCATTTTGTATATCGCCGGTGGCCGACAACCTTACCACCGCGTTGCTGATGTGCGCGGTATTGCTAAAAGTGGGCGAAAACAGCCCGAAATTTATCAGTCTGGGCTGTATTAACATCGTTGTTGCGGCCAACGCCGGTGGTGCATTTTCGCCGTTTGGCGACATCACCACGCTGATGGTGTGGCAAAAAGGTGTGGTTAATTTCGCCGAGTTTTTTGACTTATTTATACCAGCGCTTGTCAGTTTCACGGTGCCGGCGATTATCATGAGTTTCTTCATTCCCAATGACATGCCAAACCCGGCAACGGAAGCGGTTATTATGAAACGCGGTGCTCGCCGCTGCGTTGCCCTGTTTCTATTGACCATTATCACCGCTGTTTGCGGCAGCAACTTCCTGCACTTGCCGCCAGTGGTGGGCATGATGATGGGTCTAGGATACCTTCAGATATTTGGCTATTACCTGGGTCGGACGTTCAAACAACACGTGGAAAACGAACGCAAACGGGCCGAAGTGCACCAAGATTTCCGCCTGCTGAACCGCCTGGACAAGGCGTTGCCGTTTAACGTGTTTAACCCGATTGCCCGTGCTGAATGGGACACCCTGTTGTTCTTCTACGGTGTGGTTTTGGCGGTGGGTGGTCTTGGTTATATCGGTTACCTGAGCGAAATTTCCACCATTATTTACACCGGCTGGAACCACACCCTGGCGAACGCTGCGGTGGGTATTTTATCGGCGGTGGTTGATAACATACCGGTGATGTTCGCGGTGCTGTCGATGAATCCTGACATGTCCCATGGCCAGTGGCTGCTGGTTACCCTGACAGCGGGTGTGGGCGGTTCCATGCTGTCTATTGGCTCTGCCGCTGGTGTCGCACTCATGGGCCAGGCCCGCGGCCACTACACCTTTATGAGTCACCTGCGTTGGACGCCGGCTATTGCCCTGGGCTACGTATTGGCCATATTGTCCCACCTTTGGCTTAACGCCGGTCTGTTCTGA
- a CDS encoding DUF3833 domain-containing protein, which produces MMQILSFSRVWGWNRLWILLPFFLLSGCAGPSLDDYKDRSPALVPDQFFTGNLSARGVVKDWSGAVIRTFDADIKASWTEQGVGTLDEVFRFDDGEVQTRVWTLTPDGESYRATAGDVTEAGTMRWSGNAIHMNYMLEVAYGDGTLEVRMDDWMYLVTPDTLINQTTMSKWGIDVGEIVLVIQKQP; this is translated from the coding sequence ATGATGCAAATTTTGAGTTTCAGCCGTGTGTGGGGCTGGAATAGACTGTGGATACTGCTACCGTTCTTTTTGCTCAGCGGTTGCGCCGGCCCATCGTTGGATGATTATAAAGATCGCTCACCGGCGCTGGTGCCCGACCAATTCTTTACTGGCAACCTGTCTGCACGCGGTGTGGTCAAAGACTGGTCTGGCGCTGTTATTCGTACCTTTGACGCGGACATAAAGGCATCATGGACCGAGCAGGGCGTGGGCACGTTAGACGAGGTGTTCCGTTTTGACGATGGCGAAGTACAAACCCGGGTATGGACCTTAACGCCAGACGGCGAGAGTTATCGCGCCACCGCCGGTGACGTTACCGAAGCCGGTACCATGCGCTGGTCGGGTAATGCCATACACATGAATTATATGCTTGAGGTGGCCTACGGTGATGGCACCCTTGAGGTACGGATGGACGACTGGATGTACCTGGTAACGCCGGATACATTGATTAATCAAACCACCATGAGTAAGTGGGGGATTGATGTGGGCGAAATCGTTCTGGTTATTCAAAAACAACCCTGA
- a CDS encoding efflux RND transporter periplasmic adaptor subunit, whose product MKQWLIAAVLLVAALAAAWLVQYYNSNADAGASSARERAPTSVAVAFPERTTVSDRVKAVGNLQAEDSIALTTELSGRVVQLNLEPGQRVAKGDLLLRLDDRQAQADLQVTEARLEDAKRQYDRARKLSTNSNIAIAQMDELRTAADVLQAQRVAAKVNLENHRITAPFAGVTGLSDISLGAYVTAGTRLATLDSTRRMELNFSVPERYLGQLKAGLTVQGESPAYPGQAFGGELVALDSRVSELNRSLAVRALIDNADGRLRPGQFMSASLTLQQRRALVIPEQAVIVRGDNSYVFVAEDGIARRLTVSLGARMPGQVEVIEGLEEGAEVIVTGQDRLSSGERVSPNPDAQLPANRFISGAGADNGGES is encoded by the coding sequence ATGAAGCAATGGCTGATTGCGGCGGTGCTACTGGTGGCTGCTCTTGCGGCAGCGTGGCTGGTGCAGTATTACAACAGTAATGCTGATGCGGGTGCATCGAGTGCTCGCGAGCGGGCGCCCACATCGGTGGCCGTGGCCTTTCCGGAACGCACCACCGTGAGTGACCGGGTAAAAGCAGTGGGCAATCTGCAGGCCGAAGACTCCATTGCCTTGACCACGGAACTTAGCGGCCGGGTGGTGCAACTGAACCTTGAGCCCGGGCAGCGGGTGGCCAAAGGCGATTTGCTGTTACGCCTGGACGACCGCCAGGCTCAGGCCGATCTGCAGGTTACCGAAGCACGCCTGGAGGACGCCAAACGCCAATACGATCGCGCCCGCAAGCTTAGCACCAATAGCAACATCGCCATTGCCCAGATGGACGAGCTGCGCACCGCCGCCGACGTGCTTCAGGCACAGCGCGTTGCGGCCAAAGTCAATTTGGAAAACCATAGAATTACTGCACCGTTTGCCGGCGTTACTGGCCTCAGTGATATCAGCCTGGGCGCTTACGTCACCGCAGGCACCCGCCTTGCGACACTCGACAGTACCCGCCGTATGGAATTGAACTTTTCAGTGCCGGAACGTTACCTGGGCCAGCTTAAAGCGGGCCTAACGGTGCAGGGCGAGTCTCCGGCCTACCCGGGGCAGGCATTTGGCGGTGAGCTGGTGGCGCTGGATTCGCGGGTGAGTGAGCTCAATCGTTCCCTGGCGGTGCGCGCGCTGATTGACAACGCCGATGGTCGCCTGCGCCCGGGCCAGTTCATGTCGGCCAGCCTGACTCTGCAGCAGCGTCGGGCTTTGGTGATTCCTGAACAAGCGGTGATTGTGCGCGGTGATAACAGCTACGTGTTCGTGGCTGAAGATGGCATTGCCCGGCGCCTGACTGTCAGCCTGGGCGCACGTATGCCGGGCCAGGTAGAAGTGATTGAGGGCCTGGAGGAGGGCGCCGAGGTTATCGTAACGGGTCAGGATCGTTTGAGTAGTGGCGAACGGGTGTCGCCAAACCCTGACGCGCAGCTGCCTGCTAACCGCTTTATTTCCGGCGCAGGCGCAGACAACGGCGGGGAGTCTTAA